In the Desulfobacterales bacterium genome, one interval contains:
- a CDS encoding aspartate-semialdehyde dehydrogenase: MSQERQFNVAVAGATGAVGGAMLEVLERRDFPVKELRLLASHRSVGKKLSFRGQEIAVQELTRDAFNDIDVALFSAGASRSLEFAPAAAAAGAVVVDNSSAYRMDPEIPLVVPEVNPHAIARYVGRGIIANPNCSTIQMLVALKPIYDKVGIKRIVVSTYQAVSGTGAKAIDELKAQVQDYAAGRPLTSSVYPYQIAFNCLPHIDSFLDNGYTREEMKMVNETRKIFEDNTIGITATTVRVPVFYGHSESVNIETSEKITAAEVKELLASAPGVKLVDDPARLQYPLAVDCAGRFETLVGRIREDESIANGINLWVVSDNILKGAALNTVQIAEVLIKEYLQVCRA; encoded by the coding sequence ATGAGTCAGGAAAGACAGTTTAATGTTGCAGTGGCCGGGGCCACCGGGGCGGTGGGCGGGGCCATGCTCGAGGTGTTGGAACGGCGGGATTTTCCGGTCAAGGAGTTGCGGTTGCTGGCCTCGCACCGGTCAGTGGGCAAAAAGCTCAGCTTCCGCGGCCAGGAGATCGCGGTCCAGGAGTTGACCAGGGACGCATTTAATGATATTGATGTGGCCCTGTTTTCGGCCGGCGCCTCGCGCTCGCTGGAGTTTGCCCCGGCCGCGGCCGCGGCCGGAGCAGTGGTGGTGGACAACTCCAGCGCCTATCGGATGGACCCGGAGATTCCCCTGGTGGTGCCCGAGGTCAATCCCCATGCCATTGCCCGGTATGTCGGCCGGGGGATCATTGCCAATCCCAACTGCTCCACCATCCAGATGCTGGTGGCCTTGAAGCCGATCTACGACAAGGTCGGGATCAAGCGGATCGTGGTCTCCACCTACCAGGCGGTGTCCGGCACCGGCGCCAAGGCCATCGATGAGCTCAAGGCCCAGGTGCAGGACTATGCAGCGGGCCGGCCGCTGACCAGTTCGGTCTATCCCTATCAGATCGCCTTTAACTGCCTGCCCCATATCGACTCCTTCCTGGACAACGGTTATACCAGGGAAGAGATGAAGATGGTCAACGAGACCAGGAAGATCTTCGAAGACAATACGATCGGGATCACCGCGACCACGGTGCGGGTGCCGGTATTCTACGGCCATTCCGAGTCGGTCAATATCGAGACCAGCGAGAAAATTACCGCGGCCGAGGTCAAGGAGCTGCTGGCATCGGCCCCGGGAGTCAAGCTGGTCGACGACCCGGCCCGGTTGCAATACCCGCTGGCCGTTGACTGCGCCGGCAGGTTCGAGACCCTGGTCGGCCGGATTCGCGAGGACGAATCCATTGCCAATGGAATAAAC